Proteins from one Triticum aestivum cultivar Chinese Spring chromosome 7A, IWGSC CS RefSeq v2.1, whole genome shotgun sequence genomic window:
- the LOC123150563 gene encoding uncharacterized protein At2g39795, mitochondrial, whose protein sequence is MSSASLAARLLRRAASSSRASTLSRRCAHSSATSRAPVSLAQFHPAAAAAAASPSGAPARRFLSSQSPAASSKISPDENLRRVIDSEIECVVESEEGSAQQIDPPEDFPFEIIDNPGDQSIVLKRELAGETIKATVYTNFDTEEDLNNEGSDAENDDDSFKPALQMVVTVEKPGGSILEFECNFNDDELAIENMRLLNRDAKFTENAYEGPQFSDLDESLQKSFHRYLEVRGIKHSLHDWLHEYMMTKDEREYVVWLKNMREFIEK, encoded by the exons ATGTCGTCGGCGTCCCTCGCCGCCaggctcctccgccgcgccgcctcttCGTCGCGGGCCTCCACCCTATCCCGACGCTGCGCCCACTCCTCCGCGACTTCCCGCGCGCCCGTTTCGCTCGCCCAgttccaccccgccgccgccgccgccgccgcctccccgtcaGGGGCCCCTGCCCGCCGCTTCCTGTCCTCGCAGTCCCCGGCGGCTTCCTCCAAGATCTCCCCGGACGAGAACCTGAGGCGGGTCATCGACTCCGAGATCGAGTGCGTCGTCGAATCGGAGGAGGGCTCCGCGCAG CAAATTGATCCACCAGAAGACTTCCCCTTTGAGATAATTGATAACCCTGGTGATCAGTCCATCGTTCTCAAAAGAGAGCTTGCAGGAGAGACTATTAAAGCTACTGTCTACACAAATTTTGATACTGAGGAAGATTTGAACAATGAGGGCTCTGATGCTGAGAATGATGATGACTCATTTAAGCCAGCACTTCAGATGGTTGTCACTGTTGAGAAACCAGGAGGCTCAATCCTGGAATTTGAGTGCAACTTTAATGATGATGAACTGGCAATTGAAAATATGAGGTTGCTGAATCGCGATGCCAAGTTTACTGAGAATGCATATGAGGGGCCACAGTTCTC TGATCTGGATGAGAGCTTGCAGAAGTCCTTCCACAGGTATCTTGAGGTGAGGGGGATCAAGCACTCGCTGCATGACTGGCTGCACGAGTACATGATGACCAAGGATGAGAGGGAGTACGTGGTTTGGTTGAAGAACATGAGAGAGTTCATCGAGAAATGA